From the Pseudomonas baltica genome, one window contains:
- a CDS encoding molecular chaperone → MAVLALTWHASSQAALTMSTTRVVYDADRRGVSLLVANPSKNVFAAQAWVNTEQDDTTSSVPFVTNPPLFRLDPVKQQQVQISVLPNELAQDRESLFFFNLQEIPQLDDSQANVLAIAMRTRIKLFYRPPALKSGPQQQFDTLSWSLVQADGKRRLAVDNPTPYHVTFSRLLLNAHGKSESINTSAMVRPLSRLYYDLPAGYKQGPMKVEFTTVNDHGSSSRPLTMTVAQPH, encoded by the coding sequence ATGGCCGTCCTGGCATTGACCTGGCATGCGAGCAGCCAGGCCGCCCTGACCATGAGCACCACCCGGGTGGTGTATGACGCTGACCGTCGTGGCGTGTCGCTGTTGGTGGCCAACCCGAGCAAAAACGTGTTCGCCGCCCAGGCCTGGGTCAATACCGAGCAGGATGACACCACCAGCAGCGTGCCCTTCGTGACCAACCCGCCGCTGTTCCGGCTCGATCCGGTCAAGCAGCAGCAAGTTCAGATCAGCGTGCTGCCGAACGAGCTTGCACAAGACCGCGAATCACTGTTTTTTTTCAACTTGCAGGAAATCCCCCAACTCGACGACAGCCAGGCCAACGTATTGGCGATTGCCATGCGCACCCGCATCAAGCTGTTCTACCGACCGCCCGCACTCAAAAGCGGCCCGCAGCAGCAGTTCGACACCCTCAGTTGGTCGTTGGTGCAGGCCGATGGCAAGCGACGCCTGGCGGTCGATAACCCTACGCCCTATCACGTGACCTTTTCGCGGCTGCTGCTCAATGCCCACGGCAAGTCCGAAAGCATCAACACCTCGGCGATGGTACGGCCCCTGAGCCGCCTCTACTACGATCTGCCCGCCGGCTACAAGCAAGGGCCGATGAAGGTGGAATTTACCACCGTCAACGATCACGGCTCCTCCAGTCGACCGCTCACCATGACCGTCGCGCAGCCGCACTGA
- a CDS encoding fimbrial protein, whose product MKKLLMAAPVALAMAMTAGTAAAAESGSGTIYFTGEIKAGTCAIDVTTPGSPAGNRIFLGQATPADFGAAGTEVNNTKFALVVDPANGCSVNDGVAKVNFASNDGAHPGNPQLHALRAGTAQGVGIAIRDASTKLIIAHGADSKDFTTVKDQPLVMDFTAGYMSTVASTNIVAGDAYADVNFTVTLP is encoded by the coding sequence ATGAAAAAACTGCTAATGGCTGCACCTGTCGCACTGGCAATGGCGATGACTGCCGGCACCGCTGCTGCTGCCGAATCGGGCTCGGGCACTATCTATTTCACTGGTGAAATCAAAGCGGGCACCTGTGCAATCGATGTCACCACGCCAGGCTCCCCGGCGGGCAACCGCATCTTCCTCGGCCAGGCTACCCCTGCAGATTTTGGCGCGGCTGGAACCGAGGTCAACAACACCAAGTTCGCCCTGGTGGTAGACCCTGCCAACGGCTGTTCCGTAAATGACGGCGTCGCCAAGGTCAACTTTGCCTCCAACGACGGCGCGCACCCTGGCAACCCGCAACTGCACGCCCTGCGCGCCGGCACGGCTCAAGGCGTAGGCATCGCGATCCGCGACGCCAGTACCAAACTCATCATCGCCCATGGTGCTGACTCCAAAGACTTCACCACTGTGAAAGATCAGCCCCTGGTGATGGACTTCACCGCCGGGTACATGAGCACAGTCGCCTCCACCAACATCGTTGCTGGGGACGCTTACGCTGACGTGAACTTCACCGTCACCCTGCCGTAA